A genome region from Verrucomicrobiota bacterium includes the following:
- a CDS encoding type II secretion system F family protein: protein MAKFSYVAMDSRGKETKGTLEVANQNEAIARIKEMGLHPTRIVEADKSKDKAADKKAAQPSGKGAPKKGINLNLNIKIPGLGGRVKPRILTVFTRQLATLVDAGLPLLRGLRVLEKQERNLTLKETIGKLGLSIESGSTFSEGLAQHPKIFNRLYVNMVKAGELGGVLEVVLNRLAEFMEKAQKIKGKVVAAMFYPIAVMVVAVGILGILMVFVVPKFKTIFVDLLGPGKELPAFTQFVLGISDTIAGHFILTMICLAVFVVLFNVFIRTKAGRRLFDKFKLIMPVIGPVISKVAISRFTRTLGTLVSSGVPILQALTIVRETADNMVISEAVNAVHESVKEGETITAPLEASNIFPPMVISMVDVGEQTGALPEMLMKIADVYDDEVDNAVAAMTSLLEPIMIVFLAVIVGSIVIAMFLPLITMIDQLGGPDSGGGGGD, encoded by the coding sequence ATGGCGAAATTCAGTTATGTGGCGATGGATTCGCGTGGCAAGGAGACCAAGGGCACGCTGGAGGTCGCCAATCAAAACGAGGCCATCGCCCGAATCAAGGAGATGGGGCTCCACCCTACCCGGATTGTCGAAGCCGATAAATCCAAGGATAAGGCTGCGGACAAGAAAGCCGCCCAACCCAGCGGCAAAGGCGCTCCGAAGAAGGGGATTAATCTCAACCTTAACATCAAAATCCCTGGCTTGGGTGGCCGGGTAAAACCCAGGATTCTCACGGTTTTCACGCGTCAGTTGGCTACCCTGGTGGACGCGGGCTTGCCGTTGCTGCGCGGTTTGCGCGTGTTGGAAAAGCAGGAAAGAAATCTAACGCTCAAGGAAACGATTGGCAAGTTGGGGCTTTCCATTGAAAGCGGCAGCACCTTTTCCGAAGGGTTGGCGCAGCATCCCAAGATTTTCAACCGTCTCTATGTGAACATGGTCAAGGCGGGTGAACTGGGCGGCGTGTTGGAAGTCGTGCTGAACCGCTTGGCCGAGTTCATGGAAAAGGCCCAGAAGATCAAGGGCAAGGTCGTTGCGGCCATGTTTTATCCCATCGCCGTAATGGTGGTGGCGGTCGGTATTTTGGGCATTTTGATGGTTTTCGTGGTGCCCAAGTTCAAGACGATTTTCGTGGACTTGCTGGGGCCGGGCAAAGAACTGCCGGCTTTCACCCAGTTTGTACTGGGCATCAGCGATACCATTGCCGGGCATTTTATTCTCACCATGATCTGTCTGGCGGTGTTCGTGGTCTTGTTCAATGTTTTTATTCGCACCAAGGCGGGACGCCGGCTGTTTGATAAATTCAAACTGATCATGCCGGTGATTGGTCCCGTGATCAGCAAGGTGGCGATCTCCCGTTTCACCCGCACCTTGGGCACCTTGGTCAGCAGCGGCGTGCCGATTTTACAGGCGCTGACCATTGTCCGGGAAACGGCGGATAACATGGTGATCAGCGAAGCGGTGAACGCCGTCCATGAAAGCGTCAAAGAAGGTGAAACCATCACGGCTCCGCTCGAAGCCTCCAATATTTTCCCGCCGATGGTGATCAGCATGGTGGACGTGGGCGAGCAGACCGGCGCCTTGCCGGAAATGTTGATGAAAATTGCCGACGTGTATGATGACGAAGTGGATAATGCGGTGGCGGCCATGACCTCGTTGCTGGAACCGATCATGATCGTATTCCTGGCCGTAATCGTCGGCAGCATCGTCATTGCCATGTTCCTGCCGTTGATTACCATGATTGACCAACTCGGCGGTCCCGATAGCGGGGGCGGCGGCGGCGATTAG
- a CDS encoding DUF1080 domain-containing protein yields the protein MKHLLHVLSLGSLIFLAGCCSTGSHPSAAIQLFNGKDLVGWKAVSADPNTTLEQVWSVKDGLILCTGTPMGYLHTEQKFTNYRLVVEYRWAPGKEATNSNSGVFGRINGEPRKLPRCIETQLKHGSAGDLYGFHGMTITRDKDRSIFKPGHEIGGDLRGVKRAVGNEKTPGEWNHVEILAQGGNYTVWFNSKLVNQATGVEIIPGFVGLQSEGGEVHFRKVAITPLD from the coding sequence ATGAAACACCTGTTGCATGTATTGTCACTTGGCAGCCTGATTTTCCTGGCGGGATGCTGCTCAACTGGGAGCCATCCGTCTGCTGCCATTCAACTGTTCAACGGCAAAGATTTGGTTGGCTGGAAGGCGGTTTCGGCTGATCCGAACACGACATTGGAACAGGTGTGGTCGGTGAAAGACGGACTGATTCTCTGCACCGGTACGCCCATGGGGTACTTGCACACGGAGCAGAAATTCACCAATTACCGTTTGGTGGTGGAATACCGTTGGGCGCCGGGCAAGGAAGCCACGAATAGCAATAGCGGCGTGTTTGGCCGTATTAATGGGGAACCGCGTAAGTTACCACGCTGCATCGAAACCCAGCTCAAGCATGGCAGTGCGGGGGACTTGTACGGCTTTCACGGCATGACCATCACCAGGGACAAAGATCGTTCCATCTTCAAACCCGGCCATGAAATCGGCGGCGACCTGCGCGGAGTCAAACGCGCCGTGGGCAACGAAAAGACGCCGGGTGAGTGGAATCATGTCGAAATTCTCGCCCAAGGCGGCAATTACACCGTTTGGTTTAACAGCAAGCTGGTGAATCAGGCTACCGGCGTGGAAATTATCCCCGGTTTCGTTGGCCTGCAATCCGAAGGCGGCGAAGTTCACTTCCGCAAAGTCGCCATCACCCCGCTGGATTGA